CATACCAATAGTTAATACGATACCAGCGATACCAGGAAGTGTTAGCGATGCTCCTAAAGAAGCAAGTGCTCCAATTAATAAGAATAAGTTGGCGATAAGTGCAATATCTGAAACAACCCCTGCTCCACGGTAATAGAACACCATGTAGAAAAGGATAATAACAAAGGCAATAATGAACGACATGAAACCAGCGTCGATATTCTTCTGCCCTAAAGAAGGTCCTACAACAGACTCATCAACAATAGAAGCAGGAGCAGGAAGTGCACCAGCCTTAAGAATGTTAGCTAAATCTTCTGCCTCGGCAATTTGCTCTGCTCTTGTAGCTCCAGATCCCATTGAGATACTAGATTGTCCGTTAGGAATTTCACCCTGAACAACTGGTGCAGACTGAACAGTGTTATCTAAAACAATAGCAATAGGCTTTCCGATGTTCTTTTTGGTCATATCTGCCCATTTAGAAGCACCTTCACCATTCATTTGCATAGAAACCTCAACATCTCCTTTAAAGTCGAAATCTTGACGAGCGTCTACAATAACAGAACCATCAAGTGGAGCCTTACCATCTCTAGTGGTCACTTTAATAGCACTAAGGGTAACAAAATTGTTAGCGTCAGCCTTAGAACCCCACATAAACTTAAGATCGCGTGGGAAAATCTTTTTGGCTTCGGCATGCTTTAGAGCTTTATTTACCGCTGCGGTATCTGTAGATTTAGCAAAACCAACAGTAGATCCATCCATTAACTGAAGTTGCCCGTTTTGACCACGGAAAACTGCAGGTTGAAGAAACGAGAAAATAGGATTCGCCTTTCTTGCTTCTTCATCAGAAATTTGATCTTGTGGGTTATTACCTGCCACAGCATCAGCTTCAGCAGAATCTGAACCAGCTAAAAGCGCCTCTAAATCTTCGTCAGCTGCTGCTGATACAGCAGCAGCGTCTTCAGTATTTTGAGCAGTTAATAGTGAATCTGCTTTAGAAAGTCTTTCGTTTAACTCTTCGATTAACCCAGGATACTCGGCGCGAGAAATTGCCTCGTTAGCACGGTTTAAAAGTGGATTAACCTCTGCATTTTGATAGGTTTCCCAGAACTCTAAGTTTGCTGTACTCTGAAGTACTTTTCTTACACGGTCCTTATCCTTAACACCAGGAAGTTCTACAAGGATTCTTCCTGAGTATTGTTGCTTTTGGATGGTCGGCTGAGTAACTCCAAACTTATCGATACGAGTTCTTAAAATACGCTCGGTATTATCAATAGCAGTTTGAGCTTCTAACCTAAGTGTTTCGATGATTTCATCGTTGCTAGCATCTCTAGGGAATTTGTCTTTGTTATCTCTAGAGTGGAAAATAGCAGCCAACTTTCCTTCTGGTGCAACTTCGCTGTATGCGCTCTCAAAAAGCGTAATGAAATCGTCTTGAGAATCTGTTTGACGATCTCTTGCCAATTCAATTGCTTGTTTGAATTGCTCATTATCGCTGTTTCCGCTAAGAGCTACTACCAGTTCAGGAATAGAAACCTCCAAAGTAACTGCCATACCTCCTTGAAGATCCAGACCTAGATTTAACTCCATTTCTTTTGCTTCGCTGTAGGTATACCCGAAAACAGGATAAATCTCCTTGTTTCCATTGTCTTTTAAGAACTTATCTGCGTAGTAGTTCTTAATTGAATCGGCTTGTCCTATGGATAATTCCTGACCCCCTGCTCTAACAGAATCAACTTTACTTTGAGCGAACTTTTGTGCCTTCTTTTCGTATGAAGAAGTTACCCATGAAAATGAAATCTGATAAAGACATGCTAACCCTAATAAAATGGTTAGCAGCCATACTGCACCTTTATTTTGCATTTTTGTCGTTAACTATTGAGAACTCGTCTCGTTCGATTTTTAGGCGGCAAATATAGGATATAAGGTTTTAATAACAACCGATGGGTTTTACACAATATTTAAACTTTAAAGCTCCAATGATTCCTTTCTTTTTGGGGCTATTTTTTATTTCTGGATACTGTGCAGGGCAAAGCACCAACCTTAAACCAAATTTTA
The genomic region above belongs to Luteibaculum oceani and contains:
- the secDF gene encoding protein translocase subunit SecDF, producing MQNKGAVWLLTILLGLACLYQISFSWVTSSYEKKAQKFAQSKVDSVRAGGQELSIGQADSIKNYYADKFLKDNGNKEIYPVFGYTYSEAKEMELNLGLDLQGGMAVTLEVSIPELVVALSGNSDNEQFKQAIELARDRQTDSQDDFITLFESAYSEVAPEGKLAAIFHSRDNKDKFPRDASNDEIIETLRLEAQTAIDNTERILRTRIDKFGVTQPTIQKQQYSGRILVELPGVKDKDRVRKVLQSTANLEFWETYQNAEVNPLLNRANEAISRAEYPGLIEELNERLSKADSLLTAQNTEDAAAVSAAADEDLEALLAGSDSAEADAVAGNNPQDQISDEEARKANPIFSFLQPAVFRGQNGQLQLMDGSTVGFAKSTDTAAVNKALKHAEAKKIFPRDLKFMWGSKADANNFVTLSAIKVTTRDGKAPLDGSVIVDARQDFDFKGDVEVSMQMNGEGASKWADMTKKNIGKPIAIVLDNTVQSAPVVQGEIPNGQSSISMGSGATRAEQIAEAEDLANILKAGALPAPASIVDESVVGPSLGQKNIDAGFMSFIIAFVIILFYMVFYYRGAGVVSDIALIANLFLLIGALASLGASLTLPGIAGIVLTIGMSVDANVLIYERVREELAGGAGLKAALSNGYKKAYAAIIDANLTTLLTAIVLAVFGSGPIKGFATTLIIGIFTSLYSAIFITRLIFTARAEAKKPMSFSSKITQNWFANADYKFVANRKKFYIISGVLILAGCISFATRGLNFGVDFTGGRTYTVKFDDVVELDPIRKELSAEFGDATAEVKTLGARNQVKITTNYLINEDDAAADKLAEEKLNAGLARISDSYSIEESRKVDPTISDDIEQSAILAIVFSLIIIFAYIVFRFRKWQFGLGALLAMFHDVILVLSFYSLLWGILPFSLEIDQAFIAAILTVVGYSINDTVVVFDRIREYLRERKSQDKLTIINKALNSTLSRTINTSLTTFIVLLMIFIFGGESIRGFVFALMVGVFFGTYSSLCIASPSVVDLSKADWEDKK